A single Bufo bufo chromosome 6, aBufBuf1.1, whole genome shotgun sequence DNA region contains:
- the LOC121003857 gene encoding E3 ubiquitin-protein ligase TRIM39-like, which produces MMASANLRDELSCSICLNIYIDPVTLSCGHNFCRGCIDCVLNTQQATSRTYTCPDCRAEFLDRPVLQRNITLHNVAECIRSTQPEKEETGISCTYCIHTATLAVKSCLLCEACLCEDHLRVHSNSAEHVLSEPTTNPGSRKCSVHKKILEYFCMSDAKCICTTCIVDGDHKGHQVISMPEASERKKEELRNVLEQLFVKREKIEKTVQSLPENTREVQGKALSITERSTVLFKDLRRQLDDLEINILSQISRQAMQASLSVSDLIQDLEKQKDELSTKIGHIEEIRRMADPFIVLQDDVFDFHDLQIPDEGTVGKLDLDLIMNTVDLGLSKIVAYEDRGIFLKEASSLRLDVNTASNYVKVSDDLKSASISTTSQKFPKTPERFGEYQVLSSGGFSSGKHYWDVEISKTGLWTVGMAYPSIERSGDQSCIGYNCKSWGLRYSEDQCSARHNKRVFSVPYSKSSHMFRVCLDYEAGQLSFYELSDPIRHLYTFTTTFTEPLHAAFRVWGDSWVRLIN; this is translated from the coding sequence ATGATGGCGTCTGCTAATCTGAGAGACGAGCTGAGCTGCTCCATCTGCCTGAACATCTACATAGATCCCGTCACCCTGAGCTGTGGACACAACTTCTGCCGGGGGTGCATCGACTGTGTGCTGAACACTCAGCAGGCTACATCTAGAACATACACTTGTCCCGACTGCAGAGCAGAGTTTTTGGACCGTCCAGTACTTCAGAGGAACATAACTCTACATAACGTAGCAGAGTGCATCCGGTCTACCCAGCCAGAGAAGGAAGAGACTGGAATCTCCTGCACCTACTGCATTCATACTGCGACTCTTGCTGTCAAATCCTGCCTGTTGTGTGAAGCTTGTCTCTGTGAAGATCACCTGAGGGTTCACAGCAATTCAGCAGAACATGTCTTATCAGAACCCACCACTAACCCGGGGAGCAGAAAATGCTCTGTCCACAAGAAGATCCTGGAATATTTCTGCATGAGTGACGCTAAGTGTATCTGTACAACCTGTATAGTGGATGGCGACCATAAGGGACACCAGGTAATATCCATGCCTGAAGCTTCtgagaggaagaaagaagaacTCAGAAACGTTCTGGAACAATTGTTCGTGAAGAGAGAAAAGATTGAGAAGACAGTCCAGAGTCTTCCGGAGAACACAAGAGAAGTTCAAGGAAAAGCACTCAGTATAACCGAAAGGTCCACTGTCCTATTCAAAGACCTGAGAAGACAACTGGACGACCTAGAAATCAACATCTTGAGTCAGATTTCCAGGCAGGCGATGCAAGCTTCACTCTCAGTCAGTGATCTGATCCAAGATTTAGAGAAGCAGAAGGACGAACTGTCCACCAAGATTGGTCACATCGAGGAAATTCGTAGAATGGCCGACCCCTTCATTGTCCTACAAGATGATGTATTCGATTTTCACGACCTTCAGATACCAGATGAAGGCACGGTAGGAAAACTAGACTTGGACCTGATAATGAATACGGTGGACTTGGGCTTGTCTAAGATTGTAGCGTATGAAGACAGAGGGATCTTCTTGAAGGAAGCGTCAAGTCTACGTCTGGACGTAAACACTGCCAGCAACTACGTCAAGGTGTCTGATGACCTTAAATCTGCCTCTATATCCACTACAAGCCAGAAGTTCCCTAAGACACCAGAGAGATTTGGGGAGTATCAGGTTTTAAGCTCTGGCGGTTTTTCCTCAGGAAAACATTACTGGGACGTTGAGATCAGTAAGACTGGACTATGGACGGTGGGAATGGCCTACCCAAGTATAGAGAGGAGTGGAGACCAGTCTTGTATTGGATACAATTGCAAATCTTGGGGTCTGAGATATTCTGAAGATCAGTGTTCAGCGAGACACAACAAGCGGGTGTTCAGTGTGCCCTACTCTAAGTCTTCCCACATGTTCCGAGTCTGTCTGGACTACGAAGCAGGGCAGCTGTCCTTCTATGAGCTGAGTGACCCCATCAGACACCtctacaccttcaccaccaccttCACTGAGCCCCTCCATGCTGCTTTTAGGGTTTGGGGAGATTCTTGGGTGAGACTAATAAACTAA